A stretch of DNA from Candidatus Aminicenantes bacterium:
GCACTCGAAACCTACGATGTCGTCTTGAGCAACTGGAACGCCTTCGGGCTTGACGCCGCCGCCGCGGCCTGGCCGGAGGCGGCGAGGCGCGCCTATCTCGATTTCGTCGAGAAGGGCAAAGGGCATGTCGTCGTCCACGCCGGCAGCTCATCGTTCCCCGGCTGGGATGAATATAGGCGCCTGACCCTGGCCGCATGGAAGGACGGGCAATCCAGTCACGGCCCGCGCCACGAATTTCCCGTCCGCATCGACAATCCAAGGCACCCCGTGACCGAGGGGCTCGAACCGTTCACGATCGGGGACGAGCTTTGGATCCGGCCGGGAATCGCGGGCGGAGCCGAAGTGCTGGCGTCCTCGTACTCGGCTCCGGACAAGACGGGCCCGGGATCGTGGGAGCCGGCTGTTCTCGCCGGCCGGTTTGGCCGGGGCCGCAGCCTGACCATCCTGCTGGGCCACGACGCCGAAGCCATGGAGAATCGGGGCTTCCAAGTCCTGCTGCGACGAGCCGTCGAATGGGCGGCCACCGGACGGGTGGCCCCTCGCCCCGCCGCGCCGGCTTGGCGCTGGGAGAGAGCGGACGGAGAGTCGCTGGCTCTCGCCGGTCCCGCGGGGCCGCTGTGGCGGTTCCGTTACGGAGCCGGGCTCGATACGCCCTACTTCCACCCCCTAAACACTCCCGACGGCCGGACCCTGACTTGGGACCGGCCGCCCGATCACATCTGGCATCACGGACTCTGGTTCGGCTGGAAGTTCATCAACGGCATCAACTTCTGGGAGATCGAGGCCAAGACCGGGCGCCCCGCCGGCCGGACCTCCTGGTCGAACGTCAAGGTTGAGACGCGTCCCGATTTTTCGGCCCGGATCCGCATGGACCTGGCCTACCGGCCCGCAGGCGTAGAGAAGCCCGTTCTGACCGAAGCAAGGACGATCGAGGTCCGTCCGCCCGACGCCGCAGGCGTCTATGCCATGGACTGGACCTGCGAATTCCGGGCCGTTCGGGAGGTCGTCCTCGATCGAACCCCGATCCCGGGCGAGCCGGGCGGCCAGAGCTGGGGCGGCTACGCCGGGTTGTCGCTCCGTTTGAGCGGCACGCTCGCCGAGCGGCAGGCGGTGACGAACGACGGCCCCATCTCCCAAATGACGGAGGACCGCTACCGCGGGCGCCACTCGGCCGTCGATTATTCGGGCCTCCTCGAGGGGAAGCCGGCGGGAGCGGCCATCCTCGACCATCCCCTCAACCCCCGGTCCCCCACGCCCTGGTATATCATCCGCTCGACGGAGATGGGCTTTTTCAGCCCGGCCATCCTCTGCTTCGAGCCGATGCGGCTTCGGCCCGGCCAGGGGCTCGTCCTCCGCTACCGGGTTTTCGTCCACCCCGGCCGTTGGGACGCCGCCCGCCTCAAGGACGAATACGCGAAGCTCTCCAAACCGACGCCCGAATCCAAGTGAAGAGGAGCGAGCCATGAGCGGGACAAAGATCAAGCGAAGGGATTTTCTGAAGTCCGCCGCCGCGATCGCCGCGGCGCCGTCCATCGTGCCCGCGAGCGTGCTCGGCTGGAACGCGCCCAGCAACCGGGTTAACCTGGCCGCGATCGGCGTCGGCAACCGCGGCGCAAGCAACGTTTGGCAGGAATTCGTCGCGACCCAGGCCGACGTGCGCCTCGTGGCCGCCTGCGACTGCTTCGCCGGCCGGAGGGCGGACTTCGCCGCCAAGGCCAACGCCTTCTACGGCGGCAAGGTCTGCGAGGCGGTGGCCGATTGGCGGGAGGTCCTGGCCCGCAAAGACATCGACGGCATCGTCGTCAGCACCCCGGACCACTGGCACGTCCCCATCGCCTATCACGCCGCCCTGGCCAAGAAGGACATGTACGTCGAAAAGCCGCTCGGTGTCGCCATGGCCTGGGCCTGGAAGCTGCGGCAAGCCGCGGCCGCCAGCAAGATCGTCTTCCAATACGGCACCCAACAGCGCTCCTCGGGCGAGTTTACCCGGGCCGTCGAGCTGGTGCGCAACGGTTATATCGGCAGAATCAAGCACATCGACGCCTGGTGCGCCGGAATGCGCTCCGGCGATGGCTATGCGGAGGTCTTCGCCGAGCGATTCAAGGACACCACCCCCCTGCCCGTGCCGGAAGGCCTGGACTACGAGATGTGGATCGGCCCCGCACCGATGAGCCCCTACACCAAGACCCGCTGCACGGAATGGGGCGCTTACCACATCTACGACTACGCCTTGGGCTTCATCGCCGGCTGGGGCGCTCATCCCCTGGACATTGCCCAATGGGGGCTCGGCCTGGACCACGCCAGCCCGGTCTTCTACGAGGGCCGGGGCGAGATTCCGCAGGGGGGCCTGTTCGATACCATCGACAACTGGGACGTGCGCTGCCGCTACGCGAACGGCGTGACCATGCGCTTCATGTGCGACCGGGTGGCCAAGGGCGTCCCGGGCCTGATGGACGATCCCAAGAAGCGCCCGTTCATGGACCACGGCACGACGTTCTGGGGCGAGGGCGGCTGGATCAGCGTCAGCCGGGGGGCGCTCTATGCCGCCCCCAAAGAGCTCCAGACGAAGAGGATCCGCGACGATGAGATGCCCGTCATCCGGAGCAAGAGCCAGGGGCTCAACTTCGTCGAGAGCATCCGATCGCGCCGGCCGACGGTCAATCCGCTCGAGTCCGCCATCCGCTCCGATACGATCAGCCATCTCTCCGACATCGCCATCCGCCTCGGCCGGCCGATCAAGTGGGATCCGGAGAGGGAAAGGATCATCGGCGACGAAGAAGCCGCCCGGCGCCTGGACCGGCCCCTGCGCCGGCCCTGGAGGATGTGAGCCGGCTTTGAAAAGACCGAGGTGGCTTGGGGCGGGCTGCCTGGCGGCCGTCGCTCTCTCCCTCTGCCTCGGATGCGTGGCACCCGTCCGGCGGGCTTACGAAGTCGGCGTCGACGACGCCTACGACCGGATGTTCACGAGGTCAGAAGGGTGGACGGGAGGGGACATCGCTTCGACCGTTCCCCTCTCGGAATCCCTGACCCTATGGCTGTTCGGCGACTCCTGGGTCGGCCGGGTCTTCGAGGATCGCCATGTTCAGGCGGAGATGATCAACAACGCCGTGGCCCTCCAGGCTGGAAAAGGCGCCTCTCCGGACGGCCTACGCTTCTTCTATGGGACCCGGAACGGCAAGCCCGCGGCTCTGTTCACTCCTCCCGACGGCCGCGGCTTCTACTGGCTTTCCCGCGGCGGGATCAGGACCCGGGATGGGCTGTATCTGATCGTCTCCCAAGTCGTCAAGAAAGAGGGAGATTCTTCGGTCTTCGGATTCGAAGCCGTCGGCAATTCGCTGCTATTCATCGACAACCCCCTGGATCCCCCCACCCTCTGGCGGCCGGAAATCCTGGAAATCCCCTTTTTCGAGAGGACGGCCGACGGAGTGGAGATCGACTTCGGGGACCCGCAATTCATCGAAGCCGGCCGGATCTACATCTACGGGGTCGCCTTCGACCGGCCGCGGGGGAATCGCTTCATGCTCCTGGCCAGGGCGCCCGAAAGCCGGCTGAGGGATTTCTCGGCCTGGGAATTCTACGGCGGCGGCCGCTGGGGGAGCGATTTCAAAAAAGCCGAACAGCTCTGCGATCGATTCGGCGCCGAGTTTTCCGTCTCATATGTGCCGGGCATCCGAAAATACGTCGCGATCTATTCGGATCTGGGGATGTCCGACAAGATCATGATGAGGATGGCGCCGGCGCCGGAGGGCCCCTGGAGCGAACAGGAGATGGTTTACCAGACGCCGGATCCGGCCAAGGACAAGGATTATTTCTGCTCTGCGGCAAAGGGCCACGCCGCGCTCTCGGGGCCGGACAACCTGCTCGTCAGCTATGTCTGCAATTCGACCGATTTCTGGAAAATGGCATCCGACGCCCGGATCTACCGGCCGCGGTTCATTCGGATCCTATTCGAATCGCCCTGACGGCGGAAGACGGGAGATTTCCGGCGTCTCTCGGAATTGCCTATCGGGCCGGCGGCGCCGGATCGACGGGCCTCTCGGAAAACGTCACTCGAGTGAAGCGCTCGGGGATGTGGTTGTCGCCGTCGCCGATGCGGCCCCAGGAAAAAGCCGGGCTGACCACGGCCTCGCCGACGGCCAGCTTCCCGAAGCGGCCGAAGAAGATCCGCCACTCGTCGCCGTCCTTGGGAGGGAGGCTGCGGCCGCCGGCCAGGTGGGCCATGCCGGCCCAGGGAAAAGCCAGCTCGACCGTCCAACCCTTGTCCACCGAGCCGTCGTCGTTCAGCCGGCCGTCGACCCGGACCGCCGAGCGCAGGCCGGGAAAATCCCAATCGGTGAAAGCCCAGCGCAGCCCCCGAGGGTGGGTTCCGCGCCAAAACGTCCGGGCGTCGCGGTCATGATTGCCGCCGAAGGTATAGGCGTGTCGGGCAAAAACATCGAACTCCGGAGTCCGGAACTTCTTCAGGTAGGCATCCTGCCAAATGAATAAGACTTCGTAGATCGTATTCTTCGCGTTGATCTCGAACTCGTAATAGCAGTCCCCGCCGTCAATGAACACTTCGACGTCGTTCTCCTGGAAGATAGTCGCGTCGCGCTCCGTCAGCCTGGCTTCGACAAAGGGCTCCTCGATCCAGAACCCAACGTAGAAGGCTTCGTCGTCCCAGAGCGCTGCGGCCCTGGTCTCCATGAATCCCGGTCGGCCGGTGATCATGTCCACGAACCGCGGCGACCGGGGCGCATTCCGCCAGGACGGTTCGTCCAGCTTGCCGTCGACGAGAATGGGGCCGGCGGCGCGGCGGCAGGTGTACCGGGTCATGTCGGAGTCGGTCCAATCGGCGCTCATCGATGTCTCCTTCGGCGATGCCGCGAGATTCTTTTCCGACCGGCCCCCTACTCCACGGTCACGGACTTGGCCAGGTTGCGGGGCTGATCCACGTCGGCGCCGCGCTTGGCCGCGATATAGTAGGCGAAGAGCTGGAGGGGCAGCACCGCCAGAAACGGCACGAGCAGCGGATGGACGGCGGGAATCCGGAGGGTTACGTCGACCAAATCGGCGATCCGTTCGTCGTCCTCGGTGGCCACGGCCAGGACGCAGCCCGAGCGGGCTTTGATCTCGGCGATGTTGCTGAGCGTCTTCTCGTAGACGCGATCCTTTGGGACGATGGCCATAGTCGGCATCTTCTCGTCGATCAGGGCAATCGGCCCGTGCTTCATCTCCCCGCCCGCGTAAGCCTCGGCGTGGATGTAGGAGATCTCCTTGAGCTTGAGAGCCCCCTCCATGGCCACGGGAAAATTGACCCAACGGCCCAGGAAGAGGAAGTGGCTGAATCCGGCGAAGCGGGCGGCCAAGTCCTCGACTTCGCGGGCCCGGGCCAGAGCGCGCTCCATCTTGTGCGGCAGGCGGTGCAGCTCTTCGATCAGGGCGACTCGCGACTCCCGGTCCAGGCTGCCGCGGACCTGCCCCAGGTGCAGGGCGATCAGGGCCAAGGCGGTCAGCTGGGCCGTGAACGTCTTGGTCGCCGCAACCCCGATTTCCGGTCCGGCATGAGTGTAGAGGACGCCGTGGGCTTCGCGGGCGATCGAGGAGCTGACGGCGTTGGTGACGGCCAGGACGGTTGCGGCCCGGTCCTTGGAGGCCCGCAGAGCGGCCAGGGTGTCCGCCGTCTCCCCCGACTGGGAGATGACGACGACCAGGGTGTCCTTGTCCAGGATGAAATCCCGATAGCGGTATTCCGAAGCAAACTCGACGTCCGTGGGGACGCGGGCCAGCGACTCCATCAGATACTTGCCGACCAGGCCGGCGTGATAGGACGTGCCGCAGGCGATGATAACCGCCTTGCGGACGCTCGTCCAGACCGCGGCCGGGATGCCGATCTCATCCAGCTTGACCTCGCCCGCGTCCAGGGAGGTCCGGCCGGCCAAGGTGTCCCGCACGACTTCGGGCTGTTCGAAGATCTCCTTGAGCATAAAATGCTTGAAGCCCCGTTTCTCGATCATCATCGGGTTCCAGGCCAGGACCTCGACCTTCTTCTCCAGCGGGCGGCCGGAAAAATCGGTGAACCGGGCCCCGCCGGCGTCGAGCACGGCCATTTCACCGTCCTCCAGAAAGACGATCCGCGGGGTGTAGGCCAGGATCGGGTTGATGTCCGAGGAGAGGAACGTTTCTCCGT
This window harbors:
- a CDS encoding Gfo/Idh/MocA family oxidoreductase translates to MSGTKIKRRDFLKSAAAIAAAPSIVPASVLGWNAPSNRVNLAAIGVGNRGASNVWQEFVATQADVRLVAACDCFAGRRADFAAKANAFYGGKVCEAVADWREVLARKDIDGIVVSTPDHWHVPIAYHAALAKKDMYVEKPLGVAMAWAWKLRQAAAASKIVFQYGTQQRSSGEFTRAVELVRNGYIGRIKHIDAWCAGMRSGDGYAEVFAERFKDTTPLPVPEGLDYEMWIGPAPMSPYTKTRCTEWGAYHIYDYALGFIAGWGAHPLDIAQWGLGLDHASPVFYEGRGEIPQGGLFDTIDNWDVRCRYANGVTMRFMCDRVAKGVPGLMDDPKKRPFMDHGTTFWGEGGWISVSRGALYAAPKELQTKRIRDDEMPVIRSKSQGLNFVESIRSRRPTVNPLESAIRSDTISHLSDIAIRLGRPIKWDPERERIIGDEEAARRLDRPLRRPWRM
- a CDS encoding PmoA family protein is translated as MRPGYHPLIGPTRLTLWALSIGLGIASFGAQNPQPIRVLLLSGQNNHDWKSTTPRLKDILETEGIFRVDITENPGRLTAGALETYDVVLSNWNAFGLDAAAAAWPEAARRAYLDFVEKGKGHVVVHAGSSSFPGWDEYRRLTLAAWKDGQSSHGPRHEFPVRIDNPRHPVTEGLEPFTIGDELWIRPGIAGGAEVLASSYSAPDKTGPGSWEPAVLAGRFGRGRSLTILLGHDAEAMENRGFQVLLRRAVEWAATGRVAPRPAAPAWRWERADGESLALAGPAGPLWRFRYGAGLDTPYFHPLNTPDGRTLTWDRPPDHIWHHGLWFGWKFINGINFWEIEAKTGRPAGRTSWSNVKVETRPDFSARIRMDLAYRPAGVEKPVLTEARTIEVRPPDAAGVYAMDWTCEFRAVREVVLDRTPIPGEPGGQSWGGYAGLSLRLSGTLAERQAVTNDGPISQMTEDRYRGRHSAVDYSGLLEGKPAGAAILDHPLNPRSPTPWYIIRSTEMGFFSPAILCFEPMRLRPGQGLVLRYRVFVHPGRWDAARLKDEYAKLSKPTPESK
- the glmS gene encoding glutamine--fructose-6-phosphate transaminase (isomerizing); translated protein: MCGIIGYVGPRDVVPLIIEGLKKLEYRGYDSAGVAVVADGEIKVRRVQGKISVLEESLAREPLRGAYGIGHTRWATHGRPSEENAHPHRDCTGEIVIVHNGIIENYLALKAELKAEGHVFKTETDTEVIVHLIEKHFRGNLEEAFRAAIARLEGAFAVAAIAAKDPGRIVAAKIGPPAVVGLGDGETFLSSDINPILAYTPRIVFLEDGEMAVLDAGGARFTDFSGRPLEKKVEVLAWNPMMIEKRGFKHFMLKEIFEQPEVVRDTLAGRTSLDAGEVKLDEIGIPAAVWTSVRKAVIIACGTSYHAGLVGKYLMESLARVPTDVEFASEYRYRDFILDKDTLVVVISQSGETADTLAALRASKDRAATVLAVTNAVSSSIAREAHGVLYTHAGPEIGVAATKTFTAQLTALALIALHLGQVRGSLDRESRVALIEELHRLPHKMERALARAREVEDLAARFAGFSHFLFLGRWVNFPVAMEGALKLKEISYIHAEAYAGGEMKHGPIALIDEKMPTMAIVPKDRVYEKTLSNIAEIKARSGCVLAVATEDDERIADLVDVTLRIPAVHPLLVPFLAVLPLQLFAYYIAAKRGADVDQPRNLAKSVTVE
- a CDS encoding carbohydrate-binding family 9-like protein — encoded protein: MSADWTDSDMTRYTCRRAAGPILVDGKLDEPSWRNAPRSPRFVDMITGRPGFMETRAAALWDDEAFYVGFWIEEPFVEARLTERDATIFQENDVEVFIDGGDCYYEFEINAKNTIYEVLFIWQDAYLKKFRTPEFDVFARHAYTFGGNHDRDARTFWRGTHPRGLRWAFTDWDFPGLRSAVRVDGRLNDDGSVDKGWTVELAFPWAGMAHLAGGRSLPPKDGDEWRIFFGRFGKLAVGEAVVSPAFSWGRIGDGDNHIPERFTRVTFSERPVDPAPPAR
- a CDS encoding DUF4185 domain-containing protein, with product MKRPRWLGAGCLAAVALSLCLGCVAPVRRAYEVGVDDAYDRMFTRSEGWTGGDIASTVPLSESLTLWLFGDSWVGRVFEDRHVQAEMINNAVALQAGKGASPDGLRFFYGTRNGKPAALFTPPDGRGFYWLSRGGIRTRDGLYLIVSQVVKKEGDSSVFGFEAVGNSLLFIDNPLDPPTLWRPEILEIPFFERTADGVEIDFGDPQFIEAGRIYIYGVAFDRPRGNRFMLLARAPESRLRDFSAWEFYGGGRWGSDFKKAEQLCDRFGAEFSVSYVPGIRKYVAIYSDLGMSDKIMMRMAPAPEGPWSEQEMVYQTPDPAKDKDYFCSAAKGHAALSGPDNLLVSYVCNSTDFWKMASDARIYRPRFIRILFESP